A single region of the Sorghum bicolor cultivar BTx623 chromosome 7, Sorghum_bicolor_NCBIv3, whole genome shotgun sequence genome encodes:
- the LOC8085004 gene encoding zinc transporter 9 — translation MAAHPKLAALCCLLAVASLPLLAVADCECEASTGEEDDKSRALTLKIVAIFCILVASSVGCAIPSLGRRFPALRPDTDLFFAVKAFAAGVILATAFVHILPDAFEKLGSPCLVDGPWQKFPFTGLIAMLAAIATLVVDTIATGYFQRAQAAKTAAVVVVGDVETSGGHAHGGHGHGHGHGHTHGMSSVVAAAATTSNGDDSTQLIRHRVISQVLELGIIVHSVIIGMSVGASESPSTIRPLVAALTFHQFFEGLGLGGCIVQAKFRLKQVLMMTLFFSFTTPIGIVIGIGISSAYDENSPNALIIEGVLDAAAAGILNYMALVDLLAQDFMNPRVQNNGRLQVIINISLLVGTALMSMLAVWA, via the exons ATGGCTGCCCATCCCAAGCTTGCTGCCTTGTGCTGCCTCCTGGCCGTCGCCTCGCTCCCGCTGCTCGCCGTCGCCGACTGCGAGTGCGAGGCTTCCACCGGCGAAGAAGATGACAAGTCGAGGGCGCTCACGCTCAAGATCGTCGCCATCTTCTGCATCCTCGTCGCGAGCTCCGTCGGCTGCGCGATCCCATCTCTCGGCCGGAGGTTCCCGGCGCTCCGCCCGGACACCGACCTCTTCTTCGCCGTCAAGGCCTTCGCCGCGGGGGTCATCCTGGCCACGGCCTTCGTGCACATCCTCCCGGACGCCTTCGAAAAGCTCGGCTCGCCGTGCCTCGTCGACGGGCCGTGGCAGAAGTTCCCCTTCACGGGCCTCATCGCCATGCTGGCCGCCATCGCCACGCTCGTCGTCGACACCATCGCCACGGGCTACTTCCAGCGCGCCCAGGCCGCCAAGACCGCggcggtcgtcgtcgtcggggaCGTGGAGACTTCAGGCGGCCACGCGCACGGTGGGCATGGGCATGGGCATGGCCATGGCCACACGCACGGCATGTCGTCTGTGGTTgccgcggcggcgacgacgtccAACGGCGACGACAGCACGCAGCTCATTCGCCATCGCGTCATCTCTCAG GTGCTGGAGCTGGGGATCATAGTGCACTCGGTCATCATCGGGATGTCCGTAGGCGCATCTGAGAGTCCCAGCACGATCAGACCACTGGTGGCCGCGCTAACGTTTCACCAGTTCTTCGAAGGATTAGGGCTTGGAGGGTGCATTGTTCAG GCCAAATTCCGTCTAAAACAAGTGCTGATGATGACGCTATTCTTCTCATTTACCACGCCGATTGGAATCGTGATCGGCATCGGGATCTCCTCTGCTTACGACGAGAATAGCCCTAATGCACTGAtcatcgaaggagtcctcgacGCTGCGGCTGCGGGAATCCTGAACTACATGGCCCTCGTCGACCTTCTAGCCCAAGACTTCATGAACCCTAGAGTGCAGAACAATGGAAGGCTGCAGGTCATCATCAACATCTCGCTGCTGGTTGGGACGGCGCTGATGTCTATGCTCGCTGTATGGGCGTGA